A window of the Henckelia pumila isolate YLH828 chromosome 3, ASM3356847v2, whole genome shotgun sequence genome harbors these coding sequences:
- the LOC140886316 gene encoding diacylglycerol kinase 3 yields the protein MDLPGTQTQVASARSSVIDSIRGCTMAGVRIPKEELRKKITFPEYIRLAVREAIQTKDVESPAVSGLYDAAHAGGAEPPEPPEFPLVVFINSKSGGRHGPELKARLKELMADEQIFDLSVVKPHEFVQYGLHCLEKFASLGDDSAATIREKLRIVVAGGDGTVGWVLGCLGELNKQDRLPVPPTGIIPLGTGNDLSRSFNWGGSFPFNWKSAIKRTLDKIANGPIGHLDSWQVLISMPAGKDLDIPYSLKPTKETPLDQELQVEEELPGMVSCYQGVFYNYFSLGMDAQVAYGFHHLRNERPYLAQGPISNKLIYSGYSCKQGWFFTPCSSDPGLRGLKNILRIYVKKVNCSQWEQISVPSSVRSVVVLNLPSYGSGRNPWGNLKPEYLEKRGFVEAHADDGLLEVFGLKHGWHASMVMVELISAKHIAQASAIRFELRGGEWTEAYMQIDGEPWKQPMNKEYSTFVEMKRVLHQSVMVKGE from the exons ATGGACTTACCGGGCACGCAGACCCAGGTGGCCTCCGCTCGGTCATCCGTCATTGACTCCATACGCGGCTGCACGATGGCCGGCGTGCGTATCCCCAAGGAGGAGCTGAGGAAGAAGATCACGTTCCCTGAGTACATCCGGCTCGCCGTCAGGGAGGCGATCCAGACCAAGGACGTTGAATCGCCTGCCGTTTCTGGGCTTTACGACGCGGCTCACGCGGGAGGAGCTGAGCCGCCGGAGCCGCCGGAGTTTCCCTTGGTCGTGTTCATCAATTCAAAGAGCGGCGGGAGGCATGGGCCCGAACTCAAGGCCCGACTGAAGGAGCTCATGGCGGACGAACAG ATTTTTGATCTTTCAGTTGTGAAGCCTCACGAATTTGTTCAGTATGGATTGCATTGCCTGGAGAAGTTTGCTAGTCTTGGAGATGACAGTGCCGCAACAATTCGTGAAAAACTTAGGATTGTG GTGGCAGGAGGTGATGGTACTGTTGGTTGGGTCCTTGGCTGTCTTGGAGAGCTTAACAAACAAGACCGGCTGCCAGTTCCTCCAACCGGAATTATACCACTTGGGACAGGAAATGATTTGTCTAGGAGTTTTAACTGG GGCGGATCATTCCCTTTTAATTGGAAATCAGCCATCAAAAGAACTCTTGACAAGATAGCTAATGGTCCTATTGGTCATTTGGACAg TTGGCAAGTTTTAATTTCAATGCCAGCTGGGAAGGATTTGGACATACCTTATTCTCTAAAACCCACCAAAGAAACACCCCTTGATCAG GAATTGCAAGTTGAAGAGGAGTTACCTGGAATGGTTTCCTGTTATCAGGGAgtcttttataattattttagtttag GTATGGATGCCCAGGTTGCTTACGGTTTCCACCATTTACGCAACGAAAGGCCTTACCTTGCTCAGGGTCCTATTTCAAACAAG TTAATTTATTCTGGATACAGTTGCAAGCAGGGGTGGTTTTTCACGCCATGCAGTAGTGATCCAGGTTTAAG AGGTTTGAAGAACATCTTGAGGATATATGTTAAGAAGGTCAATTGTTCACAATGGGAGCAAATCTCTGTCCCATCAAG TGTGAGGTCTGTAGTTGTCCTCAATCTCCCTAGCTATGGAAGTGGAAGAAATCCTTGGGGCAATTTGAAGCCAGAATATTTAGAAAAG AGAGGGTTTGTCGAGGCTCATGCTGACGATGGTTTGTTGGAAGTTTTTGGTTTGAAACATGGTTGGCATGCTTCAATGGTTATGGTTGAATTGATCTCGGCAAAACACATAGCCCAG GCCTCAGCTATTCGGTTTGAACTCAGGGGAGGAGAATGGACAGAGGCATACATGCAGATAGATGGTGAACCCTGGAAACAACCCATGAACAAGGAGTACTCGACTTTCGTGGAGATGAAACGGGTACTACATCAGTCTGTTATGGTCAAAGGAGAGTGA
- the LOC140892787 gene encoding uncharacterized protein, with product MDHEPQSDCASERRRRGSGKMRGTTSQVVVEDTAATEVAAQHGAPCGACKFLRRKCVGGCVFAPHFGSDQGAARFAAVHKVFGASNVSKLLLHIPANRRQDAVVTISYEAQARLSDPVYGCVSTIIALQQQVSSLQAELSMVQTQLINSKLATSNAFQNSAAPQHQHHHQHHPVAMLQQPAYSNTSSASNNLMLNFGNTFVGPNVFGEATATSTCFDPCIHHLYNRGNAGREEDDEDEETHDQVSFTNHIFQ from the exons ATGGATCACGAACCACAGAGCGACTGCGCGTCGGAGAGGCGTCGGAGAGGCTCCGGAAAGATGCGTGGCACCACAAGCCAAGTCGTCGTCGAGGACACAGCTGCCACGGAAGTGGCGGCGCAGCATGGTGCGCCATGCGGCGCTTGCAAATTCTTGAGGAGGAAGTGCGTTGGTGGTTGTGTTTTCGCTCCTCATTTCGGGTCCGACCAGGGCGCGGCTCGGTTCGCGGCCGTGCACAAGGTGTTTGGGGCTAGCAATGTGTCTAAGCTTTTGTTGCATATTCCGGCTAACCGGCGACAGGACGCGGTGGTTACGATATCCTATGAGGCTCAAGCCAGGCTCTCGGACCCCGTTTACGGTTGTGTGTCGACTATTATTGCTCTGCAGCAACAG GTATCATCTCTTCAAGCAGAGCTATCAATGGTGCAGACTCAGTTGATTAACAGCAAGCTCGCGACGTCGAATGCATTCCAGAATTCCGCAGCACCGCAACACCAACACCACCACCAGCACCACCCCGTCGCGATGCTGCAGCAGCCAGCTTATTCCAACACCTCTTCAGCTTCAAACAATCTCATGCTCAACTTCGGAAACACTTTCGTCGGCCCCAACGTCTTCGGCGAGGCCACCGCCACCTCCACCTGTTTCGACCCCTGCATTCATCATCTGTATAATCGCGGTAACGCTGGACGAGAGGAggatgatgaagatgaagaaacccATGATCAAGTTTCTTTCACCAACCATATTTTTCAGTGA